In Bacillus sp. Cs-700, one genomic interval encodes:
- a CDS encoding GRP family sugar transporter codes for MVEILIALIPAVMWGSILLVSTKLGGEPYNQVVGTTLGALLFSIVVYFFTTPDFTTAALIVGFISGLFWSVGQMNQFKAVAFLGVSKTLPISTGLQLVGTSLFGVIAFGEWSSTTKLTIGIGALVLIVAGVIFTSYEKSEEGEAEGKSDLAKGFTILLLSTAGYVGYVVIIRWFSIDGWTAILPQAIGMVVGALLQSIHHKPFNKYTLRNGIPGLMWASGNLALLLSIPRVGTATSFSLSQTGIIISTLGGIFLLGERKTKKQLIFVILGSILIIIGGVMLGFTKK; via the coding sequence ATGGTCGAAATTCTAATTGCTCTCATTCCGGCAGTCATGTGGGGAAGTATTCTACTTGTTAGCACAAAGCTTGGCGGCGAACCCTACAACCAGGTTGTTGGTACCACTCTTGGTGCCCTTCTCTTTTCGATTGTTGTGTACTTTTTTACAACGCCAGATTTTACAACAGCCGCCTTGATCGTTGGCTTTATATCTGGATTATTTTGGTCTGTCGGGCAAATGAATCAATTCAAAGCTGTCGCCTTTCTTGGCGTATCAAAAACACTGCCCATTTCTACTGGACTTCAGCTTGTCGGTACTTCTTTATTCGGAGTTATTGCATTTGGCGAGTGGTCTTCTACGACAAAGCTAACAATCGGGATCGGGGCACTCGTTCTCATTGTTGCCGGGGTAATTTTCACGTCTTATGAGAAGTCAGAAGAAGGGGAAGCGGAAGGAAAAAGTGATTTAGCAAAAGGTTTTACGATCTTACTTCTCTCAACTGCGGGATATGTCGGCTACGTGGTAATCATCAGGTGGTTTTCGATTGACGGTTGGACTGCTATTCTCCCTCAAGCCATAGGCATGGTCGTTGGCGCACTTCTGCAAAGTATTCATCATAAACCCTTTAATAAATATACACTTCGAAACGGGATACCTGGTCTCATGTGGGCGAGTGGGAACCTCGCTCTTCTCCTCTCCATTCCTCGCGTCGGGACGGCGACGAGCTTTTCGCTTAGTCAAACCGGTATTATCATTTCGACTCTTGGCGGAATTTTTCTACTAGGTGAACGAAAAACGAAAAAACAACTCATATTTGTTATTCTCGGATCCATTCTGATTATTATCGGGGGAGTTATGCTTGGCTTCACGAAAAAATAA
- a CDS encoding ATP-binding protein, which produces MLLTAKNLLLNLLLVFAPLSIIQILYLLKHTNFLKKSSGWLLTLFPGVAIILCMVYPVVVDDNFILDFRRIPFILGALYGGKWVAFSYLFITLAYRFTLGGTGFYSTLLSFTLLTIVASIVSSKFLKYSLKKKLLVAASIDLMVGVSSTIISLTYFETQIYTSSWILFNLTSLLGVLLATLVYEVFLNQFKLLQSVMEGQKLEVVSHLAASISHEVRNPLTVSRGFLQLIESDLKSKQTKDYMELAINELDRATEIINDYLTFAKPFPENVEEIDVASEIAYSVSVITPLATLKDVTINTKIDLPPTIIQSEKRKFQQCLMNIFKNAIEAMPDGGTLTVMTAIENQKLKISIADTGIGMTEEQLSRMGQPFFTTKEKGTGLGMMVSHSIVQAMKGEIIYVSTQGEGTTVHLVFEI; this is translated from the coding sequence ATGCTACTTACAGCCAAAAATTTACTTTTAAATCTCTTGCTTGTTTTCGCTCCGCTAAGTATTATTCAAATTCTATACTTATTGAAGCACACAAACTTTTTGAAGAAATCGTCCGGTTGGCTACTTACATTATTTCCTGGCGTAGCGATTATATTGTGTATGGTTTATCCCGTTGTTGTTGATGATAATTTTATCTTGGATTTTAGAAGAATTCCTTTTATTCTCGGTGCATTATACGGAGGGAAGTGGGTTGCGTTTTCGTATCTCTTTATCACACTGGCCTATCGATTTACGTTAGGAGGTACTGGGTTTTATTCGACCTTGCTCTCTTTTACGCTTCTTACAATTGTGGCTTCCATCGTTTCCTCGAAATTTCTTAAATACAGTTTGAAGAAAAAACTTCTCGTTGCAGCAAGTATCGATTTGATGGTAGGTGTATCTTCTACAATCATTTCCTTAACATACTTTGAAACGCAAATTTACACGTCATCTTGGATTCTTTTTAATCTAACTAGTCTTTTGGGAGTCCTACTAGCCACGCTTGTCTATGAAGTTTTTCTAAATCAGTTTAAATTATTGCAGTCGGTGATGGAAGGTCAGAAGTTAGAAGTCGTCAGTCATCTAGCTGCTAGTATTTCTCACGAAGTCCGAAATCCATTAACTGTTAGTCGAGGATTTCTTCAGTTAATTGAAAGTGACCTTAAAAGCAAACAAACGAAAGATTATATGGAACTTGCAATAAATGAACTCGATCGAGCGACTGAAATCATTAATGATTATTTAACCTTCGCAAAACCATTTCCTGAAAATGTAGAGGAAATAGATGTCGCAAGCGAGATCGCCTATAGTGTAAGTGTTATTACTCCTCTCGCTACGTTAAAAGATGTGACCATAAACACGAAAATCGATCTTCCACCTACCATCATTCAATCAGAGAAGCGCAAATTCCAGCAGTGTTTGATGAACATTTTTAAAAATGCGATTGAAGCTATGCCTGATGGTGGCACACTTACCGTTATGACTGCAATTGAAAATCAAAAACTAAAAATAAGTATAGCGGACACTGGAATTGGTATGACGGAAGAGCAATTAAGCCGGATGGGACAACCTTTTTTTACAACGAAAGAAAAGGGGACAGGACTTGGAATGATGGTTTCTCACAGCATTGTCCAAGCGATGAAGGGGGAAATTATTTATGTTAGTACACAAGGTGAGGGAACGACTGTACATCTTGTGTTTGAAATCTAA
- a CDS encoding PspC domain-containing protein yields the protein MKKFYKSTTNKKLSGVIGGASEIFNIDASMLRIAYFALSLFTSGLFVLIYIAAAIILPTDKEVQNNQ from the coding sequence ATGAAAAAGTTTTATAAATCGACAACGAATAAGAAGTTATCAGGTGTTATCGGAGGAGCAAGCGAAATCTTTAACATTGATGCAAGCATGCTAAGAATTGCTTATTTTGCTTTATCTCTCTTTACTTCAGGACTCTTTGTGCTTATCTATATTGCGGCAGCGATTATTTTGCCAACAGATAAGGAAGTACAAAATAATCAGTAA
- a CDS encoding DUF2200 domain-containing protein — protein sequence MTKHKIYTMSVASVYPHYVKKAEKKGRTKTEVNEIFCWLTGYSQKELETQLENKTDFETFFAEAPQLNPSRTLIKGVVCGVRVEDIEEPTMQEIRYLDKLIDELAKGKAMEKILRKDQI from the coding sequence ATGACCAAACATAAAATCTATACAATGAGTGTCGCAAGTGTCTATCCACATTATGTTAAAAAGGCTGAAAAAAAAGGACGTACGAAAACAGAAGTCAATGAAATTTTCTGTTGGTTAACAGGGTATAGCCAGAAAGAGCTAGAAACTCAGCTGGAAAACAAGACAGATTTTGAGACTTTCTTTGCGGAAGCTCCTCAACTCAATCCTTCACGGACCTTGATCAAGGGTGTGGTCTGTGGTGTACGAGTGGAAGACATTGAAGAACCAACTATGCAGGAAATTCGCTATTTGGATAAGCTGATTGATGAGTTAGCAAAGGGAAAAGCGATGGAGAAGATTTTGCGGAAAGATCAAATATGA
- a CDS encoding GlsB/YeaQ/YmgE family stress response membrane protein — protein sequence MGFIWSLIIGGIIGWLAGAITGRDVPGGIIGNIIAGFVGAWLGTLILGSWGPDIGGFNIIPAIIGAIILVLIVSFIMGKARSKSES from the coding sequence ATAGGGTTTATTTGGAGTTTAATCATTGGCGGTATTATTGGTTGGCTTGCTGGTGCAATTACAGGTCGAGATGTTCCAGGTGGAATTATAGGAAATATCATTGCTGGATTTGTTGGTGCGTGGCTAGGTACGCTTATCCTTGGTAGCTGGGGACCAGATATTGGTGGATTCAACATTATCCCAGCTATCATAGGAGCAATTATTTTAGTGTTAATCGTGAGCTTTATTATGGGAAAAGCCCGTAGTAAAAGTGAGTCCTAG
- a CDS encoding STAS domain-containing protein, with protein MQRNKELHQFLLTKAEQLTEDWYASLDKSGTGVYASTDPEVIRELKSQNFEFHQHLCKIFIMEKSAFFDEFDDWVEEIGRDPEHLNTPTHLIMKEFQRVRAQYMDFIEEYSKTTDDLVSQKSLDIWKYAIIEAVDVVMTRVVEEKSKHLNARIEEQQQTINELSSPLIDLPDGKALLPLVGDIDSDRATAIFENTLEGCTTKRVDHLFIDLSGVYLVDTRVAQQIFQLITGLKLIGVTATLSGIRPEIAQTAVQLGIDFGEIRITSNLAQAISSEATLTRD; from the coding sequence ATGCAACGTAACAAAGAACTTCATCAATTTTTATTAACAAAAGCAGAACAGCTAACTGAAGATTGGTATGCGTCATTAGACAAGAGTGGAACGGGTGTCTATGCCTCAACTGATCCTGAAGTTATTCGTGAATTAAAATCACAAAATTTCGAGTTTCATCAGCACTTATGCAAAATATTCATAATGGAGAAAAGTGCCTTTTTTGATGAGTTTGATGATTGGGTCGAGGAAATTGGACGCGATCCTGAACACTTAAATACGCCTACTCACCTTATTATGAAAGAATTCCAGCGCGTACGTGCACAATACATGGATTTTATCGAAGAGTATTCCAAAACAACGGATGACCTCGTATCACAAAAAAGTCTTGATATTTGGAAATACGCCATCATTGAAGCAGTTGATGTTGTGATGACGCGTGTCGTAGAGGAAAAATCTAAGCATTTAAATGCTCGCATTGAGGAACAGCAGCAAACCATTAATGAACTTAGCTCCCCGCTAATCGATCTTCCAGATGGAAAGGCGCTTCTTCCACTTGTTGGTGACATTGATTCGGATCGAGCAACAGCTATTTTTGAAAATACGCTAGAAGGCTGTACAACGAAACGAGTTGACCACCTTTTCATTGATTTGTCGGGAGTCTATCTTGTTGACACAAGAGTCGCGCAGCAAATCTTCCAGTTAATCACAGGACTCAAATTAATTGGAGTAACGGCAACCTTATCCGGTATTCGCCCTGAAATAGCGCAAACGGCCGTTCAGCTTGGAATTGATTTTGGTGAAATACGCATTACATCTAACCTTGCTCAGGCCATTTCATCAGAAGCAACGTTAACAAGAGATTAA
- a CDS encoding SDR family oxidoreductase, giving the protein MNQERRIAIVTGASRPNGIGAALCRELAREGYNLFFTHFSPYDYKTGYNDAEANWSKVFESELRDHGVSVESMELDLSKGDAPAQLLERVLKMRGQLSILVNNATYCVEMSHEELTSGVLDEHYAVNVRGTCMLSVAFAKQLKKENLGGRIINFVSGQDKSPQPGNLPYITTKGAISAFTTSFATEVASHHITVNAIDPGPTNSGAMDRATQDFLKPKFPTGRIGMPEDAARLVSFLASDSASWITGQIIHSDGGFRD; this is encoded by the coding sequence ATGAATCAAGAGAGACGAATTGCGATTGTCACTGGTGCAAGCCGTCCAAACGGGATAGGGGCTGCGCTTTGTCGTGAACTAGCTCGTGAAGGCTACAATCTATTTTTTACACATTTTTCACCATATGATTATAAAACGGGGTACAACGATGCAGAAGCGAACTGGTCTAAGGTATTTGAGAGCGAATTAAGGGACCATGGTGTGAGTGTGGAATCGATGGAACTGGATTTAAGCAAAGGCGATGCCCCTGCTCAACTTTTGGAACGCGTGTTAAAAATGCGAGGACAGCTTTCTATTTTAGTGAACAATGCCACCTATTGTGTAGAAATGAGTCATGAAGAATTAACCTCAGGCGTTTTGGATGAGCATTATGCGGTAAATGTGAGAGGGACGTGTATGCTGTCGGTTGCATTTGCAAAACAATTAAAAAAAGAGAATCTCGGCGGACGGATTATCAATTTTGTTTCAGGTCAAGACAAGAGTCCTCAACCTGGGAATCTTCCCTATATTACGACCAAAGGGGCGATCTCTGCTTTTACGACTTCGTTTGCAACCGAGGTCGCTTCCCATCATATTACGGTCAATGCGATTGACCCCGGTCCAACGAATTCGGGGGCAATGGATCGAGCGACGCAGGACTTTTTAAAACCTAAATTCCCGACCGGAAGAATTGGAATGCCAGAAGATGCAGCACGATTAGTGAGTTTCCTAGCGAGTGATTCAGCGAGCTGGATAACGGGGCAGATCATTCATTCAGACGGTGGTTTTCGAGATTAA
- a CDS encoding sodium:calcium antiporter has protein sequence MIILIFLLAAAVVVGAAIYLNQFGDVISKKSSLSGAVVGTFLIAGATSLPELTTSLTAVYIDNPDIAVGNMLGSNVFNLLILAVVDLIYRRRRLFQKVNTKANVPSALVGLLFLVILIVSLLIPGSISIFGIGIEMIVIVFLYVLSMKYISGDDGEQEDIPTKDISLRTAVIGFIVAALIVFVSGSILSIAGDRLAEATGMNASFVGSFLIAASTSLPELVTVLAAFKLANYNMAIGSILGSNLFNIQLLALTDLLYRDGPILAAVDMSHIFIACLGLLMTIVIMYLLLRPSTVRSSWRYAAPSLVMALLYVVVSYVLF, from the coding sequence ATGATTATTTTGATCTTCCTTCTTGCAGCAGCCGTAGTTGTCGGTGCGGCTATTTACCTGAATCAGTTCGGTGATGTGATTAGTAAGAAGTCATCTTTAAGTGGGGCTGTCGTCGGGACATTCCTTATTGCAGGAGCAACGTCTTTACCTGAATTAACAACAAGTCTAACAGCCGTTTACATTGATAACCCCGATATCGCGGTTGGAAATATGCTTGGAAGTAACGTCTTTAACCTGTTAATTCTAGCGGTTGTTGACTTGATTTACAGAAGACGGAGATTATTTCAGAAGGTAAACACGAAGGCGAACGTGCCATCCGCTCTCGTCGGTCTCCTTTTTCTCGTCATTTTAATTGTCTCGTTACTAATACCAGGCTCCATTTCCATCTTTGGAATTGGGATTGAGATGATTGTCATTGTTTTCCTATATGTTTTATCGATGAAGTATATCTCAGGTGATGACGGTGAACAAGAAGACATTCCTACGAAAGATATCTCGCTGCGCACGGCTGTCATTGGTTTCATTGTTGCCGCGTTAATTGTTTTCGTATCCGGTAGTATTCTTTCCATTGCTGGAGATCGCTTAGCTGAAGCAACGGGAATGAATGCAAGCTTTGTAGGTAGTTTTCTCATCGCTGCCTCAACATCTTTACCAGAGCTCGTAACAGTGCTCGCAGCTTTTAAACTAGCAAACTATAATATGGCAATTGGTTCGATCCTTGGTAGTAACTTATTCAACATCCAACTTCTCGCCCTCACGGATTTGCTTTACCGAGATGGCCCTATCCTTGCTGCGGTTGATATGTCCCATATCTTTATCGCATGTCTCGGACTGTTGATGACGATCGTGATTATGTACTTGCTCCTTCGCCCATCAACTGTGCGTAGTTCATGGCGCTATGCCGCTCCATCGCTCGTCATGGCTCTACTCTATGTCGTTGTTTCATATGTTTTATTCTAA
- a CDS encoding catalase, which produces MNKEPNQQNEKHEADETLTNRQGHPVTDNQNVRTVGNRGPTTLENYDFLEKISHFDRERTPERVVHARGAGAHGYFESYGKVGDEPISNYTRAKVFTEVGKQTPVFVRFSTVVHGTHSPETLRDPRGFAVKFYTEDGNWDLVGNNLKIFFIRDPLKFPDMVHSFKPDPVTNRQDMERMFDFLCQTPESMQMVTFLFSPWGIPANFRHMQGSGVHAYKWVNKEGKAVLVKYHWEPVQGIRNLTQEKADQIQSTNFNHATQDLYEAIENGDYPEWELYVQIMEDGEHPELDFDPLDPTKLWYKEDVPWHKVGKMVLNKNPENYFAEVEQAAFGTGVLVDGLDFSDDKLLQGRTYSYSDTQRYRVGSNYLQLPINKPAKHVATNESAGQMDFRQDYAEHQNPHVNYEPSLIGGLKEAVNPGKEYEPYVEGKLQRNKISRENNFGQAGETYRRMKDWERDDLISNLVIALGDCREEIQERMISMLTECDKDYGMRVTEGLKALRTSTEEKMDEAVQNAEERSHPSDPY; this is translated from the coding sequence ATGAACAAAGAGCCAAACCAACAAAATGAAAAACACGAAGCGGATGAAACACTGACCAACCGTCAAGGCCACCCTGTTACAGATAATCAAAATGTTCGAACGGTTGGAAATCGCGGACCGACAACGCTTGAAAACTATGATTTCCTTGAAAAAATTAGTCATTTTGATCGTGAACGTACGCCTGAACGAGTTGTGCACGCACGGGGTGCAGGTGCACACGGTTATTTTGAATCTTACGGAAAAGTAGGTGATGAACCGATTTCAAACTATACTCGAGCGAAAGTATTCACTGAAGTTGGCAAACAAACGCCTGTATTCGTCCGCTTCTCTACCGTCGTTCACGGGACTCACTCTCCTGAAACGCTGCGTGATCCAAGAGGATTTGCGGTAAAATTTTATACAGAAGATGGAAACTGGGATTTAGTAGGGAATAACTTAAAAATCTTCTTTATCCGCGATCCACTTAAGTTTCCAGATATGGTGCACTCCTTTAAACCAGATCCTGTAACAAACAGGCAAGATATGGAGCGGATGTTTGATTTCCTTTGTCAAACGCCTGAATCGATGCAGATGGTCACGTTTCTTTTCTCACCTTGGGGTATTCCAGCAAACTTCCGACATATGCAAGGATCTGGTGTGCATGCCTACAAATGGGTGAACAAAGAAGGAAAAGCTGTCCTAGTGAAGTATCACTGGGAGCCTGTACAAGGAATTCGTAACCTTACTCAAGAAAAAGCGGATCAAATACAATCCACGAACTTTAACCATGCCACACAGGATCTGTACGAAGCGATTGAAAATGGAGATTATCCTGAATGGGAGCTTTACGTTCAGATAATGGAAGATGGGGAACATCCTGAATTAGACTTTGACCCACTGGACCCTACAAAACTCTGGTACAAAGAAGATGTGCCGTGGCACAAGGTCGGTAAAATGGTTTTAAACAAAAACCCAGAAAACTATTTCGCTGAAGTGGAACAGGCGGCGTTTGGTACGGGCGTTCTGGTGGATGGGCTTGATTTCTCTGATGATAAGCTTCTTCAAGGTCGAACGTATTCATATTCAGATACACAGAGGTATCGCGTCGGCTCAAACTATTTGCAGTTACCGATTAATAAGCCTGCAAAGCACGTTGCTACCAATGAAAGTGCAGGCCAAATGGATTTCAGGCAAGATTACGCTGAGCACCAAAATCCCCACGTGAATTATGAGCCTTCCTTGATTGGTGGACTAAAAGAAGCGGTTAATCCTGGAAAAGAATATGAACCATACGTCGAAGGAAAGCTGCAACGGAACAAGATTTCTAGAGAAAACAACTTTGGTCAGGCGGGTGAAACGTATCGAAGAATGAAAGATTGGGAACGAGATGATTTGATCTCAAATCTCGTCATTGCGCTCGGAGACTGCCGCGAGGAAATCCAGGAACGAATGATTTCGATGTTAACGGAATGCGATAAGGATTATGGAATGCGTGTCACAGAAGGATTGAAAGCACTCCGCACTTCTACCGAAGAAAAGATGGATGAAGCTGTTCAGAATGCAGAGGAAAGAAGTCATCCTTCTGATCCTTATTAA
- a CDS encoding NCS2 family permease: MKNFFQFTERETNYRKETLAGITTFLSMAYILVVNPIILSEAGIDKGALFTATALSAIVGSLLIGILANFPVGIAPSMGLNSFFTFSVVIGMGIDWEIALTGVFIAGIIFMILSLLKIREKIINVIPKDLKHAIAAGIGFFIAFVGLKNAGIVVGSEETFISIGQLTTPTTALAAFGFIITLMMLIRGIRGGIFYGIVITTIIGMIIGLVQVPTSVVGQVPSLEPTFGVVFQHLGDIFTPEILAVIFTFLFVAFFDTAGALIAVASQAGLMKDNQIPNAGRALLADSTSGVVGAIFGTSTTASFVESSAGVAVGGRTGFTSVVISACFFIALFFSPILGVITPEVTAPALIIVGALMATEVKQIDWSRLEVVIPAFVTIIMMPLTFSVATGIALGFILYPFAMIAKKEWKQVHPIMYTLGGLFILYFIFL, from the coding sequence ATGAAAAACTTTTTCCAGTTCACAGAACGGGAAACAAATTATCGAAAAGAAACGTTAGCCGGGATAACAACCTTTTTATCAATGGCTTATATATTAGTTGTGAATCCGATTATCTTAAGTGAAGCCGGCATTGATAAAGGAGCGCTCTTTACTGCCACCGCTTTGTCCGCGATCGTTGGCTCATTGCTTATTGGCATTCTTGCTAACTTCCCTGTTGGTATCGCACCAAGTATGGGACTTAACTCTTTCTTCACCTTCTCCGTTGTTATTGGAATGGGAATTGATTGGGAAATTGCTCTAACAGGCGTGTTTATTGCTGGTATTATCTTTATGATTCTTAGCTTACTGAAAATCCGCGAGAAAATTATTAACGTGATTCCAAAAGACCTCAAGCACGCCATTGCAGCTGGAATCGGCTTCTTTATTGCTTTTGTTGGTCTTAAAAATGCAGGGATTGTTGTTGGGAGCGAAGAAACGTTTATTTCAATCGGACAGCTGACAACACCAACAACAGCGTTAGCTGCTTTCGGATTTATTATTACGCTGATGATGCTGATTCGCGGTATTCGAGGTGGAATCTTTTATGGAATTGTAATTACAACGATCATTGGGATGATCATCGGTCTTGTGCAAGTTCCTACTTCAGTGGTTGGACAGGTACCGAGCCTTGAGCCAACGTTTGGCGTTGTTTTTCAGCATTTAGGAGATATTTTCACACCTGAAATACTAGCTGTTATTTTCACGTTCTTATTCGTTGCTTTCTTCGACACAGCAGGCGCTCTTATCGCCGTTGCCAGTCAAGCTGGTCTTATGAAAGACAATCAAATTCCAAATGCAGGACGCGCCCTACTTGCGGACTCAACATCAGGAGTTGTCGGAGCGATATTTGGTACATCAACAACTGCCTCTTTCGTAGAGTCTTCTGCCGGGGTTGCCGTTGGTGGCCGAACTGGGTTTACATCTGTCGTTATTTCAGCCTGCTTCTTCATTGCGCTGTTCTTCTCGCCTATTCTTGGCGTCATCACACCTGAAGTGACCGCTCCAGCCCTCATCATCGTCGGGGCCCTTATGGCAACTGAGGTAAAGCAGATTGATTGGAGCCGATTAGAAGTGGTTATCCCCGCATTTGTGACAATCATTATGATGCCTCTTACGTTTAGCGTTGCAACAGGAATTGCACTTGGCTTTATTCTTTATCCTTTTGCGATGATCGCGAAAAAAGAATGGAAGCAAGTTCACCCGATTATGTATACGCTCGGTGGCTTATTTATTCTTTATTTCATCTTTCTTTAA
- a CDS encoding aspartyl-phosphate phosphatase Spo0E family protein, giving the protein MLLQNLENEIQTLRMVLYDLGQEVDDYSSGKILLLSKRLDEKIIQYQKLKKYKCHH; this is encoded by the coding sequence ATGTTGCTGCAGAATCTAGAAAACGAAATTCAGACGTTGCGAATGGTGCTTTATGATCTAGGACAAGAAGTAGATGATTACTCAAGCGGGAAAATTCTTCTTTTGAGTAAACGATTAGACGAGAAAATTATTCAGTATCAGAAGCTGAAAAAATACAAGTGCCATCATTAA
- the glnA gene encoding type I glutamate--ammonia ligase, with protein sequence MTLTKNSIQQDIMKEAKEKKVEFIRLEFTDMLGETKNVELPIEELESVMNNEAMFDSSSIAGFSDIQESDMYLFPDLETFKVLPDAVDQDCIARFICDIHTPDGEPFEGDPRYILKRAMKEAEDMGYTVNVGPEPEFFLFKLDKDGYPIRKMNDRAGYFDASPKDKGDQVRRDIVRTLKKFGFEMEASHHEVAQGQHEINFRFDSVIKAADNIQTFKNVVKDVATSHDYHATFMPKPIAGENGSGMHCHLSLFTDGESAFYDENDPEGISKTMKQFMAGILSHANGLAAITNPNVNSYKRLVPGYEAPVSVAWSHSNRSCMIRVPTTRGMGTRFEIRNPDPTANPYLTLAAVIHAGLEGIRHDLDAGAPETRNLYEVDTDDVPTLPTNLKEAIKSLREDKVVMEALGDHTSKVYIEEKEKEWIEYSLMVSQWEVDRYMNK encoded by the coding sequence ATGACATTAACAAAGAATAGTATTCAACAGGACATCATGAAGGAAGCAAAAGAAAAGAAAGTCGAATTTATTCGTCTTGAATTTACGGACATGCTTGGTGAAACAAAGAACGTTGAACTTCCTATAGAAGAATTGGAAAGTGTGATGAACAACGAAGCAATGTTTGACAGCTCTTCCATTGCTGGTTTTTCTGATATCCAGGAAAGTGATATGTACCTCTTCCCTGACCTTGAAACATTCAAAGTCCTACCGGACGCTGTTGATCAGGATTGTATCGCTCGCTTTATTTGCGACATTCATACACCCGACGGTGAACCATTCGAAGGGGATCCTCGTTACATTTTGAAGAGAGCGATGAAAGAAGCAGAAGATATGGGCTATACGGTTAACGTTGGACCAGAACCAGAATTCTTCCTTTTCAAACTAGATAAAGACGGCTATCCAATTCGCAAGATGAATGACCGTGCAGGTTACTTCGATGCTTCACCTAAAGATAAAGGTGATCAAGTACGTCGTGATATCGTTCGTACGCTTAAGAAATTCGGTTTTGAAATGGAAGCTTCTCACCACGAAGTAGCTCAAGGACAGCATGAAATCAACTTCCGTTTCGATAGCGTCATTAAAGCGGCTGACAACATCCAAACGTTTAAAAACGTTGTAAAAGACGTTGCGACAAGCCATGACTACCATGCGACGTTCATGCCGAAGCCGATCGCTGGTGAAAATGGTTCTGGTATGCACTGTCACCTTTCGCTATTCACTGATGGCGAGAGCGCGTTTTACGATGAAAACGATCCAGAAGGCATTTCCAAAACAATGAAACAGTTTATGGCTGGTATCCTTTCACATGCAAATGGCCTAGCAGCCATTACGAACCCGAACGTAAACTCTTATAAGCGTCTTGTCCCTGGTTATGAAGCACCTGTCAGTGTGGCATGGTCTCACTCTAACCGAAGCTGTATGATTCGCGTTCCAACAACGCGTGGAATGGGTACTCGCTTTGAGATTCGTAACCCGGATCCAACAGCTAACCCTTACCTAACACTTGCTGCGGTTATCCATGCAGGTCTTGAAGGTATTCGTCACGATCTTGATGCTGGTGCGCCAGAAACACGTAACCTTTATGAAGTAGACACGGATGATGTGCCAACACTTCCAACAAACTTGAAGGAAGCGATCAAGTCACTTCGTGAAGATAAAGTAGTTATGGAAGCTCTAGGTGACCATACTTCTAAAGTGTATATCGAAGAAAAAGAAAAAGAGTGGATTGAATATTCCCTTATGGTAAGCCAATGGGAAGTTGATCGCTACATGAATAAATAG